In Aspergillus nidulans FGSC A4 chromosome IV, a single window of DNA contains:
- a CDS encoding PhzF family phenazine biosynthesis protein (transcript_id=CADANIAT00000466), which translates to MAIDLPLEYESSFKLQEQVSDDSSLSQGVPFFGLIQMDFVPQDPSTFKPYLTTMARVDFVTLDVFTTKIYEGNPLAVVFLPAPTSTQLTQRQKQTIAREFNLSETIFVHSESGPSESRKIDIFTGSEELPFAGHPTIGAASWFLHHAPESKPVTRLTMKAGDFPITFQNADLGVVSARVAHNVHIHENQYPLDEILRLYPSVKPYLTQSSIALISIVKGMSQLLVELPSLEALGAVTTANGGEEASSSYLDAGWAEGMVTTYFYVKDVKDELLGRNVIRTRTILGSLEDPATGSAASGLTAYLSLKEGRAGRFVYDIVQGVEMGRRSEIGLEVVTGEKGIESLELRGSAVKVSEGSIVVPQAK; encoded by the coding sequence ATGGCTATCGATTTACCTTTGGAATATGAGTCATCATTCAAGCTCCAAGAGCAAGTTAGTGATGACTCAAGTCTGTCACAGGGCGTACCTTTTTTTGGCTTGATTCAAATGGACTTCGTCCCGCAAGATCCTTCAACATTCAAACCATATCTGACAACAATGGCCAGAGTTGACTTTGTCACACTTGACGTCTTCACGACCAAGATTTATGAGGGCAACCCCCTCGCCGTGGTCTTCCTCCCCGCACCGACATCTACCCAACTGACCCAGCGCCAAAAGCAAACCATTGCGCGCGAGTTCAACCTCTCCGAGACAATCTTTGTCCATTCTGAGTCTGGGCCCAGCGAGTCTCGTAAAatcgacatcttcaccgGGAGCGAAGAACTACCGTTTGCTGGCCATCCAACGATCGGAGCGGCGTCATGGTTCCTGCACCACGCGCCAGAGAGCAAACCTGTGACAAGGCTGACTATGAAGGCCGGAGATTTTCCAATAACGTTCCAGAATGCGGACTTGGGTGTAGTTTCCGCGCGGGTTGCGCACAACGTGCACATCCATGAGAACCAGTACCCGCTTGATGAGATACTGCGACTCTACCCATCCGTCAAGCCATACTTGACCCAGTCATCGATTGCCTTGATCTCCATTGTGAAAGGTAtgagccagcttctcgtTGAATTGCCCTCGCTTGAAGCTCTGGGTGCTGTGACGACTGCAAATGGTGGGGAAGAAGCAAGTTCATCTTATCTGGACGCCGGATGGGCCGAGGGGATGGTTACGACGTACTTTTACGTCAAGGACGTCAAGgacgagcttctgggtcGCAACGTTATCCGCACACGGACGATTCTGGGGAGTCTCGAGGATCCTGCGACTGGCAGCGCCGCGAGTGGCTTAACGGCTTACCTCTCGCTGAAAGAGGGCAGGGCTGGGCGGTTCGTGTACGACATTGTGCAGGGTGTTGAGATGGGTCGACGTAGTGAGATTGGGCTTGAGGTGGTGACAGGGGAAAAGGGCATTGAGAGCCTAGAGCTGAGGGGGAGTGCTGTGAAGGTCAGCGAGGGGTCAATTGTTGTTCCTCAGGCCAAGTGA
- the arp6 gene encoding actin-related protein arp6 (transcript_id=CADANIAT00000467): MGSTKPRPSGKNSISHAQSLPGKTFIIDNGAYNMKAGYAPDSQPLDDEEIALSACAAIPNAIVKTRANRTYVGAQIGTNVTDWNEMLFRRPVEKGYTVNWEAQKEIWENSFFDERTVRSKELHIADPEDVTIIFTEAPNALPALQKNADEIIMEEWGFGGYLRCVVGMAKPFALNTGPSLNAWNEIQSLFEDSVLSQPRAVASPAECLLVVDSGYSHTVITPVYRGRPLQRGIRRLDLGGKHLTNYLKELVSMRQYNMVDETYIMNEVKESVCFVSNDFNRDLERTWKGNRKRGQPDPTDGVVVDYVLPDPNGGKRGFMRPHDPLLGSKKRKAVLAGASAEQLNEDVLVLGNERFTVPEILFTPSDIGMKSAGIPDIILQSLSVLPTGLHPAFLANVLVVGGNSLLPGFMERLETELRQIASAECVVRVRRPKDPIRFAWLGGSRLATNKEELKKVAITRQEYQEHGSSWTTRKFSGAL; encoded by the exons ATGGGTTCCACCAAACCGCGCCCGTCCGGCAAGAATTCCATAAGCCATGCTCAGTCTCTCCCCGGCAAAACATTCATTATCGACAATGGCGCGTACAACATGAAAGCAGGCTATGCACCTGACTCTCAACctctggatgatgaagaaatcgcTCTCTCAGCGTGTGCCGCCATTCCAAATGCCATTGTCAAGACTCGCGCCAACCGAACTTACGTCGGTGCTCAAATAGGCACAAATGTCACGGACTGGAATGAAATGCTTTTCAGGCGCCCTGTGGAGAAGGGCTATACTGTAAACTGGGAAGCACAGAAAGAAATCTGGGAGAATTCATTCTTCGATGAGAGGACCGTGCGGTCTAAGGAATTACACATTGCGGATCCAGAGGACGTGACTATCATTTTCACGGAGGCTCCAAATGCTTTGCCGGCACTACAGAAAAATGCAGATGAGATTATAATGGAAGAGTGGGGGTTCGGGGGCTATTTGAGATGTGTTG TGGGCATGGCTAAACCGTTCGCGCTGAATACAGGCCCGTCGCTGAATGCCTGGAACGAGATTCAATCCTTATTTGAAGATTCGGTACTATCACAACCTCGAGCCGTTGCCTCCCCAGCCGAGTGTCTACTGGTGGTTGACTCTGGGTATTCTCACACGGTTATCACTCCGGTTTATAGAGGCAGACCACTTCAACGTGGAATTCGGCGACTCGACCTTGGCGGCAAGCACTTGACCAATTACCTCAAAGAGCTGGTATCTATGAGGCAGTATAATATGGTGGACGAGACTTATATAATGAACGAAGTCAAAGAGTCGGTGTGTTTCGTGAGCAATGATTTTAACCGCGACTTGGAGCGGACGTGGAAAGGGAACCGCAAACGTGGACAACCGGATCCCACTGATGGTGTTGTAGTTGATTACGTCCTGCCAGATCCGAATGGAGGCAAACGAGGTTTTATGAGGCCTCATGACCCTTTGTTAGGatccaagaaaagaaaggctgTACTCGCCGGCGCTAGCGCCGAGCAGCTAAATGAGGACGTCCTAGTTCTGGGCAACGAACGTTTCACTGTCCCAGAAATCCTCTTTACCCCAAGTGATATTGGTATGAAGTCGGCTGGTATACCGGATATCATCCTGCAGAGTCTCTCGGTGTTGCCGACAGGCTTACACCCGGCCTTCCTGGCCAATGTTCTGGTCGTTGGAGGCAACTCCTTGCTTCCGGGTTTCATGGAAAGACT GGAAACGGAGTTGCGCCAAATCGCTTCAGCAGAGTGTGTCGTTAGGGTCCGACGGCCTAAAGA CCCTATTCGCTTCGCCTGGCTTGGAGGTTCTCGCCTTGCAACAAATAAagaagagctcaagaaggtGGCGATTACTCGCCAGGAATACCAAGAGCACGGATCGTCTTGGACGACTCGCAAATTCTCTGGCGCTCTGTGA
- a CDS encoding protein hadA (transcript_id=CADANIAT00000468), translated as MLSPALRLLCRRGASMRSRAFSTSPAVHAAEVKSLGVIGAGQMGLGIALVAAQKAQVPVTLVDNSQASLDKGLKFADKLLEKDVSKDRITKEAADAARGRITSSLSLDDLSSVDFVIEAVPEIPDLKTSIFSKLAQIAPEHVILATNTSSISITKIAAATTTDPTNLQAPSRVISTHFMNPVPVQKGVEIIAGLQTSKETIDTAIAFVQRMGKIASVSADSPGFLANRILMPYINEAIICLETGIGSREDIDSIMKNGTNVPMGPLTLADFIGLDTCLAIMNVLHQESGDSKYRPSGLLKNMVNAGWLGKKSGKGFYDY; from the exons ATGTTGTCGCCGGCACTTCGTTTACTTTGCCGCAGAGGCGCTTCAATGCGTTCTCGTGCGTTTAGCACATCTCCCGCCGTCCATGCTGCCGAGGTCAAATCGTTGGGAGTAATAGGAGCTGGACAGATG GGACTCGGAATTGCTCTCGTCGCTGCTCAGAAAGCCCAAGTCCCTGTGACACTTGTTGATAACTCTCAGGCATCACTAGATAAGGGTCTGAAGTTTGCCG ATAAGCTACTTGAGAAGGATGTGTCCAAAGACCGCATTACAAAGGAGGCGGCAGATGCTGCACGCGGCCGTATCACATCGAGTCTAAGTCTAGACGACCTCTCTTCGGTAGATTTTGTTATCGAAGCTGTCCCCGAGATTCCAGACTTGAAGACATCTATATTCTCCAAGCTTGCCCAGATCGCGCCTGAGCATGTCATTCTCGCTACAAACACATCGTCCATCTCGATAACCAAGATTGCGGCCGCCACAACCACAGATCCTACAAACCTTCAGGCGCCGTCCAGGGTTATCTCGACCCATTTCATGAACCCAGTCCCCGTCCAGAAGGGTGTGGAGATTATCGCTGGTTTGCAGACGTCCAAGGAGACCATTGACACTGCGATTGCGTTTGTCCAGCGTATGGGCAAGATCGCATCTGTGTCCGCGGATTCGCCTGGTTTTCTTGCGAACCGCATCCTCATGCCGTACATCAATGAGGCGATCATCTGCCTTGAGACTGGTATTGGTTCGCGTGAGGACATCGACAGCATTATGAAGAATGGGACTAATGTGCCCATGGGGCCCTTGACGTTGGCCGATTTTATTGGGTTGGACACGTGCCTGGCCATCATGAATGTCCTGCATCAGGAATCCGGAGACAGCAAGTACAGGCCTTCTGGGTTGTTGAAGAATATGGTCAATGCGGGCTGGTTGGGCAAGAAATCAGGAAAAGGATTCTATGACTACTGA
- the tof1 gene encoding putative DNA repair protein (Tof1) (transcript_id=CADANIAT00000469), producing MEEAVPAQTVEVIDPEVRAHVYSLLGGFNGEDADKYVLGDDALSCLRDIKRWLKLYDEKFNRMDVARCLGEANLVNGDLIQILSLWWREGQQSKYMTRIALACVELLVPLTWPLEIHGEMTVNHHRHIPYLQQAQVGYKRGILNMASCGILRAVIRIGLPSMAIPPSERTARDEGILKIMLYLLRNIAIITANARLAAEGEEEETSRSATINAFHDQDVFALLLTLCSNVSDDFNMLDIPLLEILFHMVRGIDVEKLFMNDAQRSAKRTDELNDLLRQESSMRREYAKNAPTRHGRFGTMIWVKRDDAKMSTVSGQDVLRDEQTTLYKMDQSKRWNKPRRGRKAQDMSVNNDFNTPVHISPSATTNLRMFVEEFLDSGFNPLFVHVRKAIERESIRVLDINKRHFLYTVSWFLGAERARRARQREKYAQSGKKPDNELEPDSFGLVAGVLNQETFVFLNRSMQNSLDNKEWDDLNAAMRCFTQILLTVQEMSQSPLEEDQEIAENIQNRIFYEETTHDRILAILRGYTDQGFGYLDACTELSHVFLRMLERYSKTNVDMQVRSRRRARKRKREEQLVNKGSDEEQESEDEDYAEAEKMSKERKFDFTRFAAKFSNQKCVDTFVAFTKFYKELNNEQLKRAHRYFYRIAFKQEMTVLLFRVDILNLFYRIIKGPGGMDSSKPIYKEWEELVRQLIRRLIKKLEQRPALITELLFSKINSTAFYLEYGFEKQTVTTSKRAPAELEVDPKAASTPEEKLSIVVAALVKDEQSALVKWISEVLGSAADEREAWELNSHDVDLAGPRDTQNPIINELRESKAVIDKALLIGNTDERDPNDLLRKKYSHEPRDGFSGQNLDVNFGSDSEGEDVIPDGPLFPANPRSKAHALNELKQKRKKRKDKGEEEPVDEETLEERRQARLENTRWRLAKIKSDLYVHASDEESDAEADQEFFRLEEERRNEQSERIKKALLLGRTEDAGNKARQRKRGKRSNEPNIAGEEETSGKRRRHSGGTNVELEEDDILMDDMEMPSRASSGEYSSNDADAIDKSMAAAEDELYFDDDLAFGRDRDKDETSVDRDGADASSPRKHNDGSESAEEDIPLAPPNRRRLRAGFVVESDSE from the exons ATGGAGGAAGCAGTGCCCGCTCAGACTGTTGAAGTGATCGACCCCGAAGTCCGCGCTCATGTTTATAGCCTG CTtggaggtttcaatggcGAAGATGCGGACAAGTACGTGCTCGGGGACGACGCCTTGTCCTGCTTACGGGATATCAAGCGATGGCTGAAGTTATATGATGAGAAATTCAATCGGATGGATGTTGCACGATGTCTAGGGGAAGCGAACCTGGTCAATGGTGACCTTATTCAGATTCTTTCCCTTTGGTGGAGAGAAGGGCAGCAGAGCAAATATATGACAAGGATTGCGCTGGCATGCG TGGAGTTATTAGTGCCGTTGACTTGGCCGCTAGAGATACATGGGGAGATGACAGTTAACCACCATCGCCACATACCTTACCTACAACAAGCTCAAGTGGGCTACAAACGCGGCATTTTAAATATGGCCAGCTGCGGTATTTTACGGGCGGTTATCCGCATCGGCCTTCCCAGCATGGCAATTCCACCATCAGAACGGACGGCTCGTGACGAAGGGATACTGAAGATCATGCTCTATCTGCTGCGGAATATTGCAATAATAACCGCAAATGCGCGTCTCGCagcggagggagaagaggaagaaacgTCAAGGTCGGCGACGATCAACGCGTTCCACGACCAGGACGTCTTTGCCCTGCTGCTCACCTTATGCTCGAATGTTAGCGACGATTTCAATATGTTGGATATTCCTCTTCTCGAGATACTGTTTCATATGGTAAGGGGTATCGATGTCGAAAAGTTGTTCATGAACGATGCTCAGCGATCTGCCAAGCGTACCGACGAATTAAACGACCTGCTACGACAGGAGTCCTCCATGCGAAGAGAATACGCAAAGAATGCGCCGACCAGGCACGGCCGCTTCGGGACGATGATTTGGGTTAAGCGTGATGATGCGAAAATGTCAACGGTATCTGGTCAGGACGTACTTAGAGATGAACAGACGACCCTTTACAAGATGGACCAGAGCAAAAGGTGGAATAAGCCTAGGCGAGGCCGAAAAGCACAGGACATGTCGGTGAACAATGACTTCAACACACCGGTTCACATTAGCCCTTCTGCTACAACAAATCTACGAATGTTCGTCGAGGAGTTCTTAGATTCCGGTTTCAACCCGCTCTTTGTGCATGTCCGCAAGGCGATTGAACGTGAATCGATCCGTGTCCTGGATATCAACAAACGGCACTTTCTCTATACAGTTTCCTGGTTTCTTGGAGCTGAGCGCGCGCGGCGTGCTCGCCAACGAGAGAAGTATGCCCAGAGCGGGAAGAAGCCTGATAACGAACTGGAACCAGATAGTTTCGGTTTGGTCGCCGGTGTGTTGAACCAGGAAACCTTTGTCTTCTTGAACAGATCAATGCAAAACAGCCTCGATAATAAGGAATGGGATGATCTTAATGCCGCTATGCGATGTTTTACGCAGATCCTATTGACAGTACAAGAAATGTCGCAATCGCCACTCGAAGAGGATCAGGAGATTGCGGAAAACATCCAGAACCGCATTTTCTATGAGGAAACGACCCATGACCGGATACTAGCTATTCTTCGTGGATACACAGACCAGGGATTCGGTTATCTTGATGCCTGCACCGAATTATCTCACGTGTTTTTGCGGATGCTGGAACGATATTCCAAGACAAATGTCGATATGCAAGTCCGATCCCGTCGGCGAGCTAGAAAGAGGAAGCGGGAAGAACAGCTGGTTAATAAGGGCAGCGACGAGGAACAGGAATCGGAAGACGAAGACTAcgccgaagctgagaagatgTCAAAGGAACGCAAGTTCGACTTTACACGTTTTGCCGCAAAGTTTTCCAATCAGAAATGTGTCGATACATTTGTGGCGTTTACCAAATTCTACAAAGAGTTAAACAACGAACAGCTAAAGCGCGCCCACCGCTACTTCTACCGGATAGCCTTCAAGCAAGAGATGACAGTGTTGTTGTTCCGAGTTGACATTCTCAACCTCTTTTACCGCATAATCAAAGGACCTGGTGGAATGGATTCCAGCAAACCAATATACAAGGAATGGGAGGAATTGGTTAGACAGCTTATTCGACGGCTGATAaagaagctggagcagcGACCTGCTCTGATTACGGAGTTGCTGTTCAGCAAAATCAACTCCACCGCATTCTATCTTGAATACGGTTTTGAGAAGCAGACAGTAACCACGAGTAAAAGGGCCCCTGCTGAACTTGAGGTTGACCCCAAGGCAGCTTCGACTCCGGAGGAGAAGCTCAGCATTGTCGTAGCTGCATTGGTCAAGGACGAACAAAGTGCACTAGTCAAGTGGATTAGTGAAGTTCTGGGGTCGGCAGCAGACGAGAGAGAGGCCTGGGAACTAAATTCTCATGATGTTGACCTCGCGGGACCTAGAGATACCCAAAACCCTATAATCA ATGAACTACGGGAATCTAAAGCGGTGATTGATAAAGCGCTGTTGATTGGCAACACCGACGAACGTGATCCTAATGACTTACTGCGCAAGAAGTATAGTCATGAGCCGCGGGACGGCTTTAGTGGCCAAAATCTAGACGTGAATTTTGGGTCTGACTCGGAGGGTGAAGATGTCATCCCTGATGGGCCACTCTTTCCCGCAAATCCCCGCTCCAAAGCTCATGCGCTCAACGAGTTAAaacagaagaggaagaagcgaaaagacaagggagaagaagagccagttgatgaggagacaTTGGAGGAACGTCGACAGGCACGGCTAGAGAATACGAGATGGCGCCTGGCCAAGATCAAGAGCGATCTTTACGTGCATGCAAGTGACGAGGAAAGCGATGCCGAGGCAGATCAAGAGTTCTTCcgtcttgaagaagaaaggcgcAACGAGCAATCGGAGCGGATCAAAAAGGCATTGCTGCTTGGGAGAACCGAAGACGCAGGAAACAAAGCAAGGCAGAGAAAGCGAGGAAAGCGCTCAAATGAGCCTAACAttgctggcgaagaggagaCTAGCGGAAAGCGACGGAGACACAGTGGTGGAACCAATGTGGAactggaggaagatgacaTACTTATGGATGATATGGAGATGCCATCGCGAGCCTCTTCCGGTGAGTACTCGTCTAATGATGCCGATGCCATCGACAAATCtatggctgcagctgaagacGAGCTTTACTTCGACGATGACCTAGCATTTGGCCGGGACCGAGACAAGGATGAGACAAGTGTCGACAGAGACGGTGCAGATGCGTCCAGCCCTAGAAAGCACAATGATGGCAGCGAgagcgctgaagaagacatccCTTTGGCGCCGCCTAATCGTAGACGGTTGCGGGCTGGATTCGTGGTAGAAAGCGATTCGGAATGA
- a CDS encoding uncharacterized protein (transcript_id=CADANIAT00000470), producing MSQILQVVLKTTLALIEQFQVSLTTTQPNPGPVTSEENQNSDPLPLLSISSTALKSHVTKLSLLAINSPFTPSAVAKTLSTLNESVLPSLVTAALLITPESHTRAFQSEIRVLTGTALKELSLLVKEVQLIAEEKADKRSLEQAEKDAVTAVTGRVWDACDVLVDVAAKGVVGFVVRRAQEYRDLVRDAVEEIEEWDPDEEGDEFFDDLLDNGDEYEAGSGDDEDEGSDDGESSAALHARKKSALRILKPIAQIYPALIANRLERVPVPLAPSNIGILDSMLKSLQQIPDHIDEVAGALYEADFDKFTRQLRKTKESAFNAIELVVLPWDLKQTANDQENQGDKFTAWSKTWTKVIEEVSKSIDV from the coding sequence ATGTCGCAGATACTCCAAGTCGTTCTCAAAACAACTCTCGCCCTAATCGAGCAGTTCCAAGTCTCTCTAACCACGACTCAACCCAACCCCGGACCCGTGACGAGTGAAGAGAACCAAAACTCAgatccccttcccctcctctcaatatcatcaacGGCACTCAAATCTCATGTCACGAAACTCTCACTACTGGCGATCAATTCCCCGTTCACACCCTCTGCGGTAGCGAAGACGCTTTCGACTCTTAACGAGTCCGTTCTCCCGTCTCTGGTTACAGCCGCACTCCTTATAACGCCAGAGTCTCATACGAGGGCGTTTCAAAGCGAAATCCGCGTTCTGACAGGTACAGCACTGAAGGAGCTGTCTTTGTTGGTTAAAGAAGTGCAGCTCATTgcggaggaaaaggctgATAAGAGAAGCCTGGAACAGGCGGAAAAGGATGCAGTCACAGCGGTGACGGGGCGGGTCTGGGATGCTTGCGATGtacttgttgatgttgccgCGAAGGGGGTTGTCGGCTTCGTGGTCAGAAGGGCACAGGAGTATAGAGACTTGGTTCGAGATGCGGtggaagagattgaggagtGGGATccggatgaggagggtgatgagtTTTTCGATGACCTCCTAGACAATGGTGATGAATATGAAGCTGGGTCtggtgacgacgaggacgagggaAGTGACGACGGAGAAAGCAGTGCTGCGCTACATGCACGGAAAAAGAGTGCGCTTCGAATCTTGAAGCCTATTGCCCAAATCTACCCCGCTCTCATTGCGAACCGTCTGGAGAGAGTGCCCGTTCCATTAGCACCGTCGAATATTGGAATTCTAGACTCAATGTTGAAAAGTTTACAGCAGATTCCGGATCATATCGACGAGGTGGCTGGAGCGTTATACGAGGCAGATTTTGACAAATTTACGCGGCAACTTCGGAAAACCAAAGAAAGTGCCTTCAATGCTATCGAGTTGGTCGTTCTGCCTTGGGATCTGAAGCAGACTGCCAACGATCAGGAAAACCAGGGGGATAAGTTTACCGCATGGTCAAAAACGTGGACCAAAGTTATCGAGGAAGTCAGCAAGTCTATCGACGTATAA
- a CDS encoding uncharacterized protein (transcript_id=CADANIAT00000471) has product MDQTKTPTRPSGIPRLVSRIPLPTSTTSSASLRPSPSREKLRIDPGLKATRLRRPSEEPEFKKPLPRTLQPRNTQNGNPQKRLVSQARSDGVGSENEKVPDTMDTRSEDTALQDAEPRGRIRPSLSERTIETLSQIPPSPASSRRPSSFFNATSPIRSPSRPPSSMTSYSRSPSRSSTSRQLSGNDFLSGPPSSIRLPSRPRTSVHKTGPANEHASVDSADSTPKLTKPAPLKTLRSAGSQSKAPESRLALNRAPADSGVAPPALEVKKTRRAQQKASNSRLNSTAPKSPAVSEPAETTSPELKKTSKSSSALRESIAKAKAARKAAAHQPSPLDAWTEADIKDPFNQQPKDQNKVLRKKLDAGRTTGHLNIAAMSLTTFPDEVLTMYDFDPNATTDWYESVDLVKFIAADNEFTELPDAAFPDVDSEQLDPDSEERGNQFGGLEVLDVHGNLLERLPIGFRRLQRLHTLNLSNNKLTMEDIDVIFEMASLRDLKLAKNQLQGPFSQKIGQLDKLEVLDIHENTITALPETVEGLKRLRVLNVGQNQLTELPFEILCTLPLREIIAPKNKLQGVLIPATVDKLDSLQELDVVGNALTSLGEKLTLPALKTLAISMNRIKNLPNVSSWQALLKLSAEDNSISEFPLGFTELKNVRNVDLTGNNISRLDEKIGLMDNLFTFRIANNPLRERKFLNMTVEDIKRDLRSRCEPEPQETDDEEGSVATQFTLAPETPAQNSGWLLKPGGVLDRSYTDMQEFDVEQLEAINPSDVRYLYLQHNSLRSFPVPALSVLAANLTDLDLSHNPLDISSLTATPVMLASLQTLNLSATGITTLEPLMTGLKAPSLTFLDVSSNNLSGSLPYIRRAYSKLTTFLIAENQLDSLDFEAVQGLQVLDVGNNSISSLPPRIGLLRAAGNSANWGGGSALRRFEVAGNSFRVPRWQIVAKGTDSILEWLKDRMPAEELQEYESGGEGD; this is encoded by the coding sequence ATGGATCAAACCAAAACGCCGACACGTCCAAGTGGAATTCCTCGTCTAGTTTCTAGAATCCCGTTGCCTACTTCAACCACGAGCTCCGCTTCACTCAGACCATCTCCATCGCGCGAGAAATTACGCATCGATCCCGGGCTAAAGGCCACCAGGCTTAGACGACCATCAGAAGAACCAGAATTCAAGAAGCCGCTTCCACGAACATTACAGCCGAGAAATACCCAGAATGGCAACCCACAAAAACGACTTGTATCACAGGCCAGGAGTGACGGGGTAGGATCGGAGAACGAGAAAGTGCCGGACACTATGGACACCCGCTCTGAAGATACGGCATTACAGGATGCGGAACCTCGGGGCCGTATACGGCCTTCGCTGTCAGAAAGAACAATTGAAACTCTGTCTCAGATCCCGCCGtctccagcatcatctcgGAGGCCATCGTCTTTCTTCAATGCGACTAGTCCGATTCGATCACCATCTCGCCCACCATCTTCTATGACCAGCTACTCAAGGTCTCCCTCTCGATCCTCCACCTCTCGTCAACTGAGTGGTAATGATTTCCTATCTGGTCCCCCGTCCAGCATACGGCTACCGTCACGGCCCCGCACTTCAGTGCATAAAACCGGGCCCGCTAATGAACATGCTTCGGTTGACAGTGCGGACAGCACACCAAAGTTAACGAAACCAGCGCCTCTAAAGACCCTTCGTTCGGCTGGTTCGCAATCCAAAGCCCCGGAGTCGCGCCTGGCCTTAAATAGAGCCCCGGCAGACAGCGGAGTTGCACCGCCAGCTCTTGAGGTGAAAAAAACCAGAAGGGCTCAGCAGAAGGCGTCAAACTCGAGGCTCAATTCGACAGCTCCAAAGTCACCTGCAGTATCTGAGCCGGCGGAAACTACCTCGCCGGAGCTGAAAAAAACATCGAAATCGTCTAGTGCCCTAAGGGAAAGTATTGCAAAAGCCAAAGCTGCacgaaaagcagcagcacaccAGCCGTCTCCTCTTGATGCGTGGACCGAGGCTGATATCAAAGATCCATTCAACCAACAGCCCAAGGACCAGAACAAAGTGCTCCGGAAGAAGTTAGATGCAGGCAGGACCACGGGTCACCTCAATATTGCGGCCATGTCCTTGACTACTTTCCCTGACGAGGTCTTGACAATGTATGACTTTGATCCTAATGCCACTACAGATTGGTACGAGAGCGTAGATCTGGTCAAGTTTATCGCTGCAGACAATGAGTTCACTGAACTCCCTGACGCGGCCTTTCCAGATGTCGACTCGGAGCAACTGGACCCGGACtcggaggagagaggaaatCAGTTTGGCGGTCTAGAGGTCCTGGATGTCCACGGAAACCTGCTAGAACGCCTTCCGATAGGGTTTAGGCGGCTGCAAAGGCTTCACACACTCAACCTCTCGAACAACAAATTGACTATGGAGGATATCGATGTGATTTTCGAGATGGCGAGCCTCCGGGACCTGAAGCTGGCTAAAAATCAACTGCAAGGGCCTTTCTCACAGAAGATTGGTCAGCTTGACAAATTGGAAGTTCTTGATATTCACGAGAATACCATTACCGCTCTTCCTGAGACAGTTGAAGGCCTCAAGCGCCTTCGAGTTTTGAATGTTGGCCAAAACCAGCTAACGGAATTGCCGTTCGAGATCCTATGCACGCTTCCTCTGAGGGAGATTATCGCCCCTAAAAACAAGCTACAGGGCGTATTGATTCCAGCCACTGTGGACAAGCTGGACTCTCTGCAAGAGCTGGACGTGGTCGGCAATGCGCTCACGAGTCTCGGAGAGAAGTTGACGTTGCCCGCTTTAAAGACTCTAGCAATCAGTATGAACCGTATCAAGAATCTGCCTAATGTCTCATCTTGGCAAGCGCTTCTCAAACTTTCAGCCGAGGACAACAGTATATCTGAATTTCCACTGGGCTTTACCGAACTTAAAAATGTTCGAAACGTCGATCTGACTGGTAACAATATTTCCAGATTAGACGAAAAAATTGGGTTGATGGACAATCTCTTTACTTTCCGCATAGCAAACAACCCTCTTCGCGAGCGCAAATTCCTCAACATGACCGTGGAGGATATCAAGCGTGATTTGAGAAGCCGATGCGAACCGGAACCACAAGagaccgatgatgaggaaggatCTGTCGCCACACAGTTCACTCTTGCTCCAGAGACACCGGCTCAGAACTCAGGCTGGCTGCTAAAGCCTGGAGGCGTACTCGATAGGTCCTATACTGATATGCAAGAGTTCGATGTGGAACAACTGGAAGCTATCAACCCGAGCGATGTCAGATATTTATACTTGCAACACAATAGCCTGCGCTCTTTTCCTGTACCAGCACTCAGCGTGCTTGCGGCCAATCTGACAGATCTCGACTTATCACACAACCCACTAGATATCTCTTCGCTTACCGCTACCCCAGTGATGCTTGCTAGTCTTCAGACGCTGAATCTGAGTGCTACGGGCATTACCACCCTTGAACCACTCATGACCGGTCTAAAAGCTCCCTCACTAACCTTTCTTGATGTTTCGTCAAATAACCTCTCTGGGTCTCTCCCCTATATTCGACGGGCATATTCCAAATTGACAACATTCCTTATCGCAGAGAACCAGCTGGATAGCTTGGATTTTGAAGCCGTTCAGGGTCTACAGGTGCTCGATGTGGGAAACAATAGCATTAGCTCCCTTCCACCACGAATCGGCTTGCTGCGAGCAGCTGGAAACAGTGCCAACTGGGGTGGCGGTTCGGCTTTACGGCGGTTCGAGGTTGCTGGTAATAGCTTTCGTGTTCCCCGGTGGCAGATAGTGGCCAAAGGAACCGACTCTATCCTAGAGTGGCTGAAAGACCGTATGCCTGCGGAAGAACTGCAAGAATATGAGTCGGGCGGCGAAGGAGACTAG